A genomic segment from Nicotiana sylvestris chromosome 1, ASM39365v2, whole genome shotgun sequence encodes:
- the LOC104221734 gene encoding annexin D3-like isoform X2, which translates to MGTLRIPDVIPSPTEDCESLMKAFKGLGTNEKSVISVLGHRNASQRKKIRETYEQLYNRSLVDDIFAELSGDFRKAVILWTYEPSERDARLANEALKSRKKTITQLQVIVEIACASSPDHLAAVRQEYCGLFNCSLEEDITANVPMPVQKILIGLVRSYRYDKELVDPSTANAEAAILREAIRTKQLDHDNFLMILSTRNVHQLRATFECYKQNYGFSIDQDIKSCGKGLLESILKVVIWCIDTPEKHFAEVVRASIVGIGTDEDSLTRAIVTRAEVDMMKVRGEYFIANKTSLDNAVIGDTSGDYRKFLMTLLGAKV; encoded by the exons ATGGGTACATTGAGAATACCAGATGTAATTCCTTCTCCTACTGAAGACTGTGAATCACTCATGAAAGCATTCAAAG GCCTGGGAACGAATGAGAAGTCGGTAATATCGGTATTGGGGCACAGAAATGCAAGTCAGAGGAAGAAGATCAGAGAAACCTATGAGCAACTTTACAACAGGTCCCTTGTCGATGACATTTTTGCTGAATTATCTGGTGATTTCAGG AAAGCAGTGATCCTGTGGACATATGAGCCTTCTGAAAGAGATGCGCGACTAGCAAATGAAGCCTTGAAGTCAAGAAAGAAAACCATCACCCAATTACAAGTGATAGTAGAGATAGCTTGTGCATCATCTCCTGATCATCTGGCCGCGGTAAGACAAGAATATTGTGGCCTTTTCAACTGTTCACTTGAAGAAGATATCACAGCAAATGTTCCTATGCCTGTACAAAAG ATTCTTATTGGTTTAGTCAGGTCCTATAGATATGATAAAGAATTGGTGGATCCTAGTACTGCAAATGCAGAAGCTGCTATCCTTCGCGAAGCCATACGGACAAAACAGTTGGATCATGACAATTTTCTGATGATACTCAGCACTAGGAATGTTCATCAGCTTAGAGCAACTTTTGAGTGCTATAAACAAAATTATGGATTCTCCATTGACCAG GATATTAAGAGCTGTGGAAAAGGCCTGTTGGAATCTATTTTGAAAGTGGTTATCTGGTGCATTGATACGCCTGAGAAACATTTTGCTGAG GTTGTCAGAGCCTCGATTGTCGGGATAGGAACTGATGAGGATTCTCTAACTAGAGCCATTGTAACTCGAGCTGAAGTTGATATGATGAAAGTAAGGGGAGAGTATTTCATCGCGAACAAGACTAGTCTTGATAATGCAGTTATTGGTGACACATCAGGTGATTACAGGAAGTTCCTGATGACACTGCTTGGTGCCAAAGTATAG
- the LOC104221734 gene encoding annexin D3-like isoform X1, which produces MGTLRIPDVIPSPTEDCESLMKAFKGRKGLATGCSMYIKGLGTNEKSVISVLGHRNASQRKKIRETYEQLYNRSLVDDIFAELSGDFRKAVILWTYEPSERDARLANEALKSRKKTITQLQVIVEIACASSPDHLAAVRQEYCGLFNCSLEEDITANVPMPVQKILIGLVRSYRYDKELVDPSTANAEAAILREAIRTKQLDHDNFLMILSTRNVHQLRATFECYKQNYGFSIDQDIKSCGKGLLESILKVVIWCIDTPEKHFAEVVRASIVGIGTDEDSLTRAIVTRAEVDMMKVRGEYFIANKTSLDNAVIGDTSGDYRKFLMTLLGAKV; this is translated from the exons ATGGGTACATTGAGAATACCAGATGTAATTCCTTCTCCTACTGAAGACTGTGAATCACTCATGAAAGCATTCAAAG GCAGAAAGGGATTAGCTACTGGTTGTTCCATGTACATAAAAG GCCTGGGAACGAATGAGAAGTCGGTAATATCGGTATTGGGGCACAGAAATGCAAGTCAGAGGAAGAAGATCAGAGAAACCTATGAGCAACTTTACAACAGGTCCCTTGTCGATGACATTTTTGCTGAATTATCTGGTGATTTCAGG AAAGCAGTGATCCTGTGGACATATGAGCCTTCTGAAAGAGATGCGCGACTAGCAAATGAAGCCTTGAAGTCAAGAAAGAAAACCATCACCCAATTACAAGTGATAGTAGAGATAGCTTGTGCATCATCTCCTGATCATCTGGCCGCGGTAAGACAAGAATATTGTGGCCTTTTCAACTGTTCACTTGAAGAAGATATCACAGCAAATGTTCCTATGCCTGTACAAAAG ATTCTTATTGGTTTAGTCAGGTCCTATAGATATGATAAAGAATTGGTGGATCCTAGTACTGCAAATGCAGAAGCTGCTATCCTTCGCGAAGCCATACGGACAAAACAGTTGGATCATGACAATTTTCTGATGATACTCAGCACTAGGAATGTTCATCAGCTTAGAGCAACTTTTGAGTGCTATAAACAAAATTATGGATTCTCCATTGACCAG GATATTAAGAGCTGTGGAAAAGGCCTGTTGGAATCTATTTTGAAAGTGGTTATCTGGTGCATTGATACGCCTGAGAAACATTTTGCTGAG GTTGTCAGAGCCTCGATTGTCGGGATAGGAACTGATGAGGATTCTCTAACTAGAGCCATTGTAACTCGAGCTGAAGTTGATATGATGAAAGTAAGGGGAGAGTATTTCATCGCGAACAAGACTAGTCTTGATAATGCAGTTATTGGTGACACATCAGGTGATTACAGGAAGTTCCTGATGACACTGCTTGGTGCCAAAGTATAG